One genomic region from Pseudoduganella lutea encodes:
- a CDS encoding surface-adhesin E family protein, whose product MLRATLFVLCTVPALAHAVTWTKAGSTKDSRVYIDKASIKKGGSKGGDSARRAWTLESFGKPQTAPDGKQYLSVKALHLYDCDERSVTLQSQTFFPEAMAKGEAVGTYKFEAFDAEKVEAGTRYATAMTAVCGRVRAAKPAP is encoded by the coding sequence ATGCTGCGTGCCACCCTCTTCGTCCTGTGCACGGTGCCCGCGCTGGCCCATGCGGTAACGTGGACGAAGGCCGGCAGCACGAAGGACAGCCGCGTGTACATCGACAAGGCATCGATCAAGAAGGGTGGATCGAAAGGCGGCGACAGTGCTCGCCGTGCCTGGACGCTCGAATCGTTCGGCAAGCCGCAGACGGCGCCGGACGGCAAGCAGTACCTGTCCGTGAAGGCGCTCCACCTGTACGACTGCGACGAGCGCAGCGTGACGCTGCAATCGCAGACGTTCTTCCCCGAAGCCATGGCAAAGGGCGAAGCCGTCGGCACCTACAAGTTCGAAGCCTTCGATGCCGAGAAAGTGGAAGCGGGTACCCGCTATGCAACGGCGATGACCGCCGTGTGCGGGCGGGTACGGGCAGCGAAACCGGCGCCGTAG
- a CDS encoding M48 family metallopeptidase has product MAGTAVHVTLHIASRINPITRRASVLSAVAAAMLLSACSTVPLSQPSPPVVDTSQPAAEAPLVTPRMQAARAALDTMVTQQDRLYRVAAPLLINNVDLCRTAARGLLGFTAKNKWSYPGEYADAAAAVLGYDDTLRVSGVLPGSGAARAGLRKGDLLVAADGRALPTGAGAETAAASVFAPLVSGRTQLSMTVGRNGQTQVLKVPVTRACAMRVDLGNADNVNSYADGGRIAVTRGMINFAGGDEAIAYVLAKDIAHNVLGHAALSRNTAAVAAIIDNVTRVQPDQTQLAGSGNVKPFAANLETAADTLALYMLVRGGYGVERYKAFWQRLAAQYPASVPNGYMAVHPNLAPRLAAIDKVVADIKAKQASKKPLVP; this is encoded by the coding sequence ATGGCAGGAACCGCGGTACACGTCACTTTGCACATTGCTTCGCGCATCAATCCCATCACCCGTCGCGCATCGGTCCTGAGCGCGGTCGCAGCGGCCATGCTGCTGTCCGCCTGCTCCACAGTGCCCCTTTCCCAGCCCTCCCCGCCGGTCGTCGATACGTCGCAACCGGCCGCGGAAGCGCCGCTGGTCACGCCGCGCATGCAGGCGGCGCGGGCCGCGCTAGACACGATGGTCACCCAGCAGGACAGGCTGTACCGCGTGGCCGCGCCGCTGCTGATCAATAACGTCGACCTGTGCCGCACCGCCGCGCGCGGCCTGCTGGGCTTTACGGCAAAGAACAAGTGGTCGTATCCGGGCGAATATGCGGATGCCGCGGCGGCCGTGCTGGGCTATGACGACACGCTGCGTGTCTCCGGCGTGCTGCCGGGCAGTGGCGCCGCGCGCGCCGGCTTGCGCAAAGGCGACCTGCTGGTTGCCGCCGACGGCCGCGCGCTGCCCACCGGCGCGGGTGCGGAAACCGCGGCCGCCAGCGTGTTCGCCCCCCTCGTTTCCGGCCGTACCCAGCTGTCGATGACGGTCGGCCGCAATGGCCAGACCCAGGTGCTGAAAGTGCCTGTCACGCGTGCCTGCGCAATGCGGGTCGACCTGGGCAATGCCGACAACGTCAATTCCTATGCCGATGGCGGCCGCATCGCCGTCACGCGCGGCATGATCAACTTCGCCGGCGGCGACGAAGCGATCGCCTACGTGCTGGCCAAGGACATCGCCCATAACGTGCTCGGTCATGCGGCGCTGTCGCGCAACACGGCCGCCGTGGCGGCCATCATCGACAACGTCACGCGCGTGCAGCCCGACCAGACGCAACTTGCCGGCAGCGGCAACGTGAAGCCGTTCGCCGCCAACCTGGAAACGGCGGCCGATACGCTGGCGCTGTACATGCTGGTGCGCGGCGGCTATGGCGTGGAGCGCTACAAGGCGTTCTGGCAGCGGCTGGCGGCGCAGTATCCGGCTTCGGTACCGAACGGCTACATGGCGGTCCATCCGAACCTGGCGCCACGCCTGGCCGCGATCGACAAGGTGGTGGCCGACATCAAGGCCAAGCAGGCCTCGAAGAAGCCGCTGGTACCGTGA
- the dut gene encoding dUTP diphosphatase, with protein sequence MKTIDVKILDPRMHDLMPAYATPGSAGLDLRACLDTALTIEPGQTVLVPTGLAIHIGDPGYAAMILPRSGMGHKNGIVLGNLVGLIDSDYQGQLMVSTWNRGQNAFTLQPMERLAQLIIVPVLQVGFNVVEEFGASERGEGGFGSTGKH encoded by the coding sequence ATGAAAACCATCGACGTCAAAATCCTCGACCCGCGCATGCACGACCTGATGCCGGCCTACGCCACGCCCGGCAGCGCCGGCCTCGACCTGCGCGCCTGCCTCGATACCGCGCTGACGATCGAGCCTGGCCAGACCGTGCTGGTGCCCACGGGCCTGGCGATCCACATCGGTGATCCAGGCTATGCGGCAATGATCCTGCCCCGCAGCGGCATGGGTCACAAGAACGGCATTGTTCTGGGGAATCTGGTAGGCTTGATCGATTCCGATTACCAGGGTCAGTTGATGGTGTCGACGTGGAACCGCGGCCAGAACGCTTTCACGCTGCAACCGATGGAGCGCCTGGCCCAGTTGATCATCGTGCCCGTGCTGCAGGTGGGGTTCAACGTGGTGGAGGAATTCGGTGCCAGCGAACGGGGCGAAGGTGGCTTCGGCAGCACCGGCAAGCACTAA
- the coaBC gene encoding bifunctional phosphopantothenoylcysteine decarboxylase/phosphopantothenate--cysteine ligase CoaBC — protein sequence MELTGKKIVLGLSGGVACYKAAELCRSLTKEGASVQVVMTDAATHFITAVTMQALSGKPVYTDQWDPRVDNNMAHIDVTRNADAIVIAPCSADFIRKLAHGACDDLLSTMCLARPRHVPLLVAPAMNVEMWTNPATQRNAAQLGEDGIRILGPAAGEQACGEVGMGRMLEPQQLLDEIVAAFQPKVMAGKRILITAGPTFEAIDPVRGITNLSSGKMGYAVARAAREAGADVTLISGPTALPTPHGVARIDVQSAQQMMDAVNRHIDGQHVFIAVAAVADWRVVNPSTQKVKKTEGGAGGAKGPDLQFEQNPDILATIAARTTLAGYPYCVGFAAESENLLEYGSAKRERKGIPLLVGNIGHHTFGQDDNTIVLFDEHGHTILPQAPKLTLARQLISEISKRISKHSLFQ from the coding sequence ATGGAACTGACCGGCAAGAAGATCGTCCTCGGCCTGTCCGGCGGCGTGGCCTGCTACAAGGCGGCGGAACTGTGCCGTTCACTCACGAAGGAAGGCGCCTCCGTGCAGGTGGTGATGACGGATGCCGCCACCCACTTCATCACGGCGGTGACGATGCAGGCCCTGTCCGGCAAGCCCGTCTACACGGACCAGTGGGACCCGCGCGTCGACAACAACATGGCGCACATCGACGTCACGCGCAACGCGGATGCGATCGTGATCGCGCCCTGCTCGGCGGACTTCATCCGCAAGCTGGCCCATGGCGCCTGCGACGACCTGCTGTCGACGATGTGCCTGGCCCGCCCGCGCCACGTGCCGCTGCTGGTAGCCCCGGCGATGAACGTGGAAATGTGGACGAATCCCGCCACCCAGCGCAATGCCGCACAGCTGGGCGAGGATGGCATCCGCATTCTCGGCCCGGCCGCAGGCGAACAGGCGTGCGGCGAAGTCGGCATGGGCCGCATGCTCGAACCGCAGCAGCTGCTCGACGAGATCGTGGCAGCCTTCCAGCCGAAGGTCATGGCCGGCAAGCGCATCCTGATCACGGCCGGCCCGACGTTCGAGGCCATCGATCCCGTGCGCGGCATCACCAACCTCTCCTCCGGGAAGATGGGCTACGCGGTCGCCCGCGCCGCCCGCGAAGCCGGTGCCGACGTCACGCTGATCTCCGGCCCCACCGCGCTGCCGACGCCGCACGGCGTGGCCCGCATCGACGTGCAGAGCGCCCAGCAGATGATGGATGCCGTGAACCGCCACATCGATGGCCAGCACGTGTTCATCGCCGTGGCCGCGGTGGCGGACTGGCGCGTGGTCAATCCCAGCACGCAGAAGGTCAAGAAGACCGAAGGCGGTGCGGGGGGAGCTAAAGGTCCAGACCTGCAGTTCGAGCAGAATCCCGACATACTTGCCACCATTGCCGCGCGTACCACGCTGGCTGGCTATCCTTACTGCGTGGGCTTCGCGGCCGAATCGGAAAACCTGCTCGAATACGGCTCGGCCAAGCGCGAACGCAAGGGCATTCCCCTCCTGGTGGGCAATATCGGCCACCACACGTTCGGGCAGGACGACAACACGATCGTGCTGTTCGACGAGCATGGCCACACGATCCTGCCGCAAGCACCCAAGCTCACGCTGGCACGCCAGCTGATTTCCGAAATCTCGAAACGCATCAGCAAGCACTCGCTGTTCCAATAA
- the lspA gene encoding signal peptidase II — MAKSKKTFSSKPAGGSMAPWLGIAAIIILVDQLTKITIEKLFTYGEELYVTSFFNLVLAYNKGAAFSFLSNQGGWQRYFFTTIGIGAALFIVYLLRKHAAQKLFCWSMSLILGGAVGNVIDRMVHGHVIDFLDFHWRGIGHFPAFNVADTAICIGAGLLILDELRRVNK, encoded by the coding sequence ATGGCAAAATCCAAGAAAACCTTCTCCAGCAAACCTGCCGGTGGCAGCATGGCACCGTGGCTCGGCATTGCCGCCATCATCATCCTGGTCGACCAGCTGACCAAGATCACGATCGAAAAACTGTTCACGTATGGCGAGGAGCTTTACGTCACCAGCTTCTTCAACCTGGTGCTGGCCTATAACAAGGGCGCCGCGTTCAGCTTCCTGTCCAACCAGGGCGGCTGGCAGCGCTACTTCTTTACCACGATCGGCATCGGCGCCGCCCTGTTCATCGTCTACCTGCTGCGCAAGCACGCGGCGCAAAAGCTGTTCTGCTGGTCGATGTCGCTGATCCTGGGCGGCGCGGTCGGCAACGTGATCGACCGCATGGTGCATGGCCACGTGATCGACTTCCTCGATTTCCACTGGCGCGGCATCGGCCACTTCCCGGCATTCAACGTGGCCGACACGGCGATCTGCATCGGCGCCGGGCTGCTCATCCTCGATGAACTGCGGCGCGTGAACAAATGA
- the ileS gene encoding isoleucine--tRNA ligase, with the protein MSDKPKKADSKAPSKSNSKYAVNMTETPFPMRGDLAKREPNWVKQWQDKKVYQRIRKAAKGRPMFVLHDGPPYANGDIHLGHAVNKILKDMVVKSRTMAGFDAPYVPGWDCHGMPIEIQIEKQYGKNLPTAEVLTKARAYALEQIDRQRAGFIRLGVLGEWDNPYLTMAYGNEADELRALGKLLEKGYVYRGLKPVNWCFDCGSALAEAEVEYQDKRDPAIDVGFPFAEHEKIAAAFGLPALPTQTGFINIWTTTPWTIPSNQALNVHPEVTYALVETSREVDGEPSPLLLILAQDLVEAALQRYKLEGKVIATTTGAQLENIRFKHPLHTRDGFYDRYSPVYLADYVTTDSGTGIVHSAPAYGLEDFVSCRQHGMKDDEILTPVMGDGKYVSTLPLFGGMTIWEASKPICDALREAGALFELKMFDHSYMHCWRHKTPIVYRATSQWFAGMDVQPIDGGSTLRETALEGIAETQFFPDWGKARLHGMIANRPDWTLSRQRQWGVPMAFFVHKETGELHPRTAELLEQVAQRIEKGGIDAWLALDPQELLGDDAANYVKNKDTLDVWFDSGITHQTVLRGSHAAQSHFPADLYLEGSDQHRGWFHSSLLTSSMLNGRPPYKALLTHGFTVDGEGKKMSKSLGNTLAPQKISDTLGADILRLWVASTDYTGELSISDEILKRVTESYRRLRNTLRFLLANTSDFDPKANAVPVAELLETDRYALANLAALQQAVEKHYEQYEFHPVVSKLQNYCSEDLGGFYLDILKDRLYTTAVDSRARRSAQTALWHITQSLLRMLAPVLPFTVEEAWAVFAAGEQFAASDETIYTQTFWQLPAIADAEALLAKYATILAVRADVTKQLEDLRSSGAIGSSLQAELEIKAAGDKYAALASLDDDLKFVFITSLAQAVEVANDADEAIAVAASKAEKCERCWHYRADVGAHAEHPTLCGRCHSNLFGAGEQRRFA; encoded by the coding sequence ATGTCCGACAAACCAAAAAAGGCCGACAGCAAGGCCCCCAGCAAGAGTAATAGTAAATACGCGGTCAACATGACCGAAACCCCGTTCCCGATGCGCGGCGACCTGGCCAAGCGCGAGCCGAACTGGGTGAAGCAATGGCAGGACAAGAAGGTCTACCAGCGCATCCGCAAGGCCGCCAAGGGCCGGCCCATGTTCGTGCTGCACGACGGTCCACCGTATGCGAACGGCGATATCCACCTGGGCCACGCCGTCAACAAGATCCTCAAGGACATGGTCGTCAAGTCGCGCACGATGGCGGGCTTCGACGCGCCTTATGTACCGGGCTGGGATTGCCACGGCATGCCGATCGAGATCCAGATCGAAAAACAGTACGGCAAGAACCTGCCGACCGCCGAGGTATTGACCAAGGCGCGCGCCTACGCGCTGGAGCAGATCGACCGCCAGCGCGCCGGCTTCATCCGCCTGGGCGTGCTGGGCGAGTGGGACAACCCCTACCTCACCATGGCCTACGGTAACGAGGCCGACGAACTGCGCGCACTCGGCAAGCTGCTGGAAAAGGGCTATGTCTACCGCGGCCTGAAGCCGGTGAACTGGTGCTTCGACTGCGGCTCGGCGCTGGCCGAGGCGGAGGTGGAATACCAGGACAAGCGCGACCCGGCCATCGACGTGGGTTTCCCGTTCGCCGAGCACGAGAAGATCGCCGCCGCATTCGGCCTGCCGGCGCTGCCCACGCAGACGGGTTTCATCAATATCTGGACCACCACGCCATGGACGATTCCGTCGAACCAGGCGCTGAACGTGCACCCCGAAGTGACGTACGCCCTCGTTGAAACGTCGCGCGAGGTCGATGGCGAACCGTCGCCGCTGCTGCTGATCCTCGCCCAGGACCTGGTCGAAGCGGCCCTGCAGCGCTACAAGCTCGAAGGCAAGGTCATCGCGACCACCACGGGCGCGCAGCTGGAAAACATCCGTTTCAAGCACCCGCTGCATACGCGCGACGGGTTCTACGACCGCTATTCGCCGGTGTACCTGGCCGACTACGTGACCACCGATTCCGGCACCGGCATCGTGCACTCCGCGCCGGCCTACGGCCTGGAAGACTTCGTGTCGTGCCGCCAGCACGGCATGAAGGATGACGAAATCCTGACCCCGGTGATGGGCGACGGCAAATACGTGTCCACCCTGCCGCTGTTCGGCGGCATGACGATCTGGGAAGCATCGAAGCCGATCTGCGACGCGCTGCGCGAAGCGGGCGCGCTGTTCGAGCTGAAGATGTTCGACCACAGCTACATGCACTGCTGGCGCCACAAGACGCCGATCGTCTACCGTGCCACGTCGCAGTGGTTCGCCGGCATGGACGTGCAGCCGATCGACGGCGGCTCCACGCTGCGCGAAACGGCGCTCGAAGGCATCGCCGAGACACAGTTCTTCCCCGACTGGGGCAAGGCGCGCCTGCACGGCATGATCGCCAACCGGCCGGACTGGACCCTGTCGCGCCAGCGCCAGTGGGGCGTGCCGATGGCCTTCTTCGTGCACAAGGAAACGGGCGAGCTGCACCCGCGCACCGCCGAACTGCTGGAACAGGTGGCGCAGCGCATCGAAAAAGGCGGTATCGACGCCTGGCTCGCGCTCGACCCGCAGGAACTGCTCGGTGACGATGCGGCAAACTACGTGAAGAACAAGGACACGCTGGACGTGTGGTTCGATTCGGGCATCACGCACCAGACCGTGCTGCGCGGCTCGCACGCCGCACAGTCGCACTTCCCGGCCGACCTGTACCTGGAAGGCTCGGACCAGCACCGCGGCTGGTTCCACTCGTCGCTCCTCACGTCGTCGATGCTGAACGGCCGCCCGCCCTACAAGGCGCTGCTGACGCACGGCTTCACCGTCGATGGCGAAGGCAAGAAAATGTCGAAGTCGCTGGGCAATACGCTGGCGCCGCAAAAGATCTCGGACACGCTGGGCGCCGACATCCTGCGCCTGTGGGTCGCTTCGACCGACTACACGGGTGAGCTGTCGATCTCCGACGAGATCCTCAAGCGCGTGACGGAATCGTACCGCCGCCTGCGCAACACGCTGCGCTTCCTGCTGGCCAACACGTCGGACTTCGATCCGAAGGCGAACGCCGTGCCGGTGGCCGAACTGCTGGAAACCGACCGCTATGCGCTGGCCAACCTGGCCGCGCTGCAGCAGGCCGTCGAGAAGCACTACGAGCAATACGAATTCCACCCGGTCGTGTCGAAGCTGCAGAACTACTGCTCCGAGGACCTGGGCGGCTTCTACCTCGATATCCTGAAGGACCGCCTGTACACGACGGCCGTCGATTCCCGGGCGCGCCGCTCGGCGCAGACCGCGCTGTGGCACATCACGCAAAGCCTGCTGCGCATGCTGGCACCGGTGCTGCCGTTCACCGTGGAGGAAGCATGGGCCGTGTTCGCCGCGGGTGAGCAATTCGCCGCGTCCGACGAAACCATCTACACGCAGACGTTCTGGCAGCTGCCGGCGATTGCCGATGCCGAAGCGCTGCTGGCGAAGTATGCAACGATCCTGGCCGTGCGCGCCGACGTAACGAAGCAGCTGGAAGACCTGCGCTCGTCCGGCGCGATCGGTTCGTCGCTGCAGGCCGAGCTGGAGATCAAGGCCGCCGGCGACAAGTACGCCGCCTTGGCCAGCCTGGACGACGACCTGAAGTTCGTGTTCATCACATCGTTGGCGCAAGCCGTCGAAGTGGCGAACGATGCCGACGAAGCGATTGCCGTGGCCGCATCGAAGGCGGAAAAATGCGAACGCTGCTGGCACTACCGCGCCGACGTGGGCGCCCATGCCGAGCATCCCACGCTGTGCGGCCGCTGCCATAGCAACCTGTTCGGCGCCGGCGAACAGCGGCGCTTCGCATAA